GTCTTTGTCGTATTTTTGCATGAAAATTACTATCATGGCGAAATAATTCATTAGTGGGCTTATGATGTTGGTTGATGAGTCTGCTATCCTGTAGGCCATTTGGCTTAGTTCTGGGGAAAGTCCCATGTTCATAAACATTGGCACAAAGATTGGCGCCATGATTGCCCATTTGGCTGAGGCCGATCCTATAAATAGATTGATGAAGGCTGATAGGATGATAAAGAGGATTACTAATGGTACTCCTGTTAATTTTATCGATTCCAAAAATTCAGCTCCCTTTACAGATAGGATTGTGCCGAGGTTTGTGTAGGCGAAAAATGACACGAATTGGGCTGCGAAAAATGCTAGTACCAAAAATCCGCTCATTGATTCCATAGACTTGGTCATAGCTCCTATTAGGTCAGTTGAGTTCTTAAACTTGCCTGTTGTCCTTCCAAATACATAGCCTGGTATGAGGAACATAAATAGAATTGCTGCGATTAGGCCCTTGCCCATAAAGGCTTCTAGGGTCATCTTGCCCTCTGCGTTTGCCTCTCTTAATATCGCATTTTCTGGCACCATTAATATTGCCATAACAATAGCAAAGACTAAAAATGCAATTAAAGAATTTTTGAGTCCCTTTTTCTCAAGGTCTGTAAGTGGCTTATCTTCGTGGACATAGGCTCCTGTGTACTGACCTAGGTTTGGAATTACGACCTTTTCTGTCACAAGTGTCGCTACGATTGTTAAAACAAAGGTAGAAACGATTATGAAATACCAGTTAGCTTGAGGATATACTGTATAGTCGATATTTGCCGCTCTTAGGGCTTCATTGGTGATTCCACCTAAAAGCACATCTGTTGGCCCAAAGATGAGGTTGGCAGAAAATCCACCAGATACACCTGCAAAGGC
This genomic window from Anaerococcus murdochii contains:
- a CDS encoding AbgT family transporter, which codes for MSKNKNKGGVLAKIERVGNALPHPAIIFVIMIGILAIIAQICASAGVSVSYYDAKAEAESTIKAIGLLNAEGIRYMFSSLVDNFTSFAPLGVVLVAMLGVGVAEDAGFFDAGLKKMLSNVPPMILTAAVVFTGIVSNIASDAGYVVVVPLGAMIFAAADKHPIAGLAAAFAGVSGGFSANLIFGPTDVLLGGITNEALRAANIDYTVYPQANWYFIIVSTFVLTIVATLVTEKVVIPNLGQYTGAYVHEDKPLTDLEKKGLKNSLIAFLVFAIVMAILMVPENAILREANAEGKMTLEAFMGKGLIAAILFMFLIPGYVFGRTTGKFKNSTDLIGAMTKSMESMSGFLVLAFFAAQFVSFFAYTNLGTILSVKGAEFLESIKLTGVPLVILFIILSAFINLFIGSASAKWAIMAPIFVPMFMNMGLSPELSQMAYRIADSSTNIISPLMNYFAMIVIFMQKYDKDRGLGTLISTMLPYSIAFLIFWTLLLVGWMIFKIPLGPGVALFV